One window of the Ictidomys tridecemlineatus isolate mIctTri1 chromosome 11, mIctTri1.hap1, whole genome shotgun sequence genome contains the following:
- the Zmym1 gene encoding zinc finger MYM-type protein 1 isoform X4, which translates to MTLDASMEHLSPKKDPIPVISNIVSLADNPVALPIMDIDVLQGTVSSVTTNVITDISKSSPNESSNGVANRVEQPRLLPSSSVLSQHTFGASIEVQKDKVSNQDPMCNMNSVKISDGLCHPKFTAKVQKVKGKSQNTRKPWHSPFQHVENSVKKDMTFCYSCQLFCQKNFSYRGESFVTQGTSNWKKTLEKFRKHEKSEMHLNSLQFWRKYQFCDEAVSDNLSINSNQIEGNKKYLKLIIENILFFGKQCLPLGANDQSISSINKGNFLELLEIRAKDKGEEMFRLMSSQVDFYNSTQIQSDIIEIIKTEMLQDIVNEINISSAFSIICDETTDSVTKEQLSICVRYPQKTSKSILIKERFLGFVNIEKMTGTHLHRNIKTYLQQIGVDFNKICGQSYDSTTNLRVKFNKIAAEFRKEEPRALYIHCYAHFLDLAVIRFCKEVKELRCALNTLSSLFNTIHMSGEMLAKFQNIFKLSQNKTCKKHVSQSCWTVHDRTLLSVIDNLPEVIETLEFVSSHSSNTSLADELSDLLALVSKFEFIFCLKLLYRVLSVTGILSKELQSETIDIFSLSSKIEAILECLSSERNDVYFKTIWDGAEEICKKITSKGFEVEKPYLQRRRKIQKTIDLDNSDSMFPTSTEEQYKINIYYQGLDTVLQNLKLCFSEIDYCKMKQISELLFKWNEPLNEATAKHIQEFYQLDADIIPELRFYRHYAKLNFVIDYDSITFVNLGSLFIQHGLHNSIPCISKLLYIALSWPITSPTAENSFSILPRLKTYLFHNMGEEKFSGLALMAIEQELVNKLMEPERLNGIVEKFISQMKNI; encoded by the exons ATGACACTTGATGCTTCAATGGAGCACCTTTCTCCAAAGAAAGATCCAATTCCAGTTATTAGCAATATAGTATCATTAGCAGATAATCCTGTTGCCTTGCCCATCATGGACATTGATGTCTTACAAG GTACAGTTTCTTCAGTAACAACAAATGTCATTACAGAC ATCTCTAAGAGTTCACCCAATGAATCAAGTAATGGTGTTGCTAATAGAGTGGAACAGCCAAGACTTTTGCCATCTTCATCAGTACTCAGTCAGCACACCTTTGGTGCCAGTATAGAAGTACAGAAAGATAAAGTGTCAAACCAAGATCCTATGTGCAATATGAACTCTGTGAAAATAAGTGATGGATTGTGTCACCCAAAATTTACAGCCAAAGTACAAAAAGTTAAAGGTAAATCACAAAATACTAGGAAACCTTGGCATTCACCTTTTCAGCATGTGGAAAACAGTGTTAAAAAAGATATGACATTCTGTTATTCGTGTCAGTTGTTCTGCCAAAAAAATTTTAGCTATAGAGGAGAGTCATTTGTAACCCAAGGAACTTCTAATTGGAAAAAAACTCTGGAGAAATTCAGAAAGCATGAAAAAAGTGAAATGCATTTGAATTCTTTGCAGTTTTGGAGGAAATACCAGTTTTGTGATGAAGCTGTTAGTGATAATTTATCTATTAATTCAAATCAGATTGAGGGAAATAAAAAGTACCTAAAgcttataatagaaaatattttattttttggaaagcAGTGTTTACCCTTAGGAGCAAATGACCAGtctatttcatccatcaataaaGGCAATTTTTTAGAATTGCTAGAAATCAGAGCAAAAGataaaggagaagaaatgtttcgACTAATGAGTTCACAAGTTGACTTCTATAATAGTACACAAATTCAAAGTGatattattgaaataataaaGACTGAAATGTTAcaggatattgtgaatgagatCAATATCTCCTCAGCTTTTTCAATAATATGTGATGAGACAACTGATAGTGTCACAAAAGAGCAACTTTCAATTTGTGTAAGATACCCACAAAAAACATCAAAGTCTATCTTAATTAAAGAAAGATTCTTGGGTTTCGTCAATATTGAAAAGATGACTGGGACCCATTTACATAGGAATATCAAAACTTATCTGCAGCAAATTGGAGTcgattttaataaaatatgtggcCAGTCCTATGACAGTACCACTAATCTGAgggtaaaatttaataaaattgcaGCAGAATTCAGGAAAGAAGAGCCTAGAGCTTTATATATACATTGTTATGCACATTTTTTAGATTTAGCAGTAATTAGATTTTGTAAAGAAGTAAAAGAACTCCGCTGTGCTCTAAATACTCTCAGTTCTTTGTTCAACACTATTCATATGTCTGGGGAAATGTTggcaaaatttcaaaacatttttaagctAAGTCAAAACAAGACATGCAAAAAACATGTATCACAGTCATGCTGGACAGTCCACGATCGTACATTGTTATCTGTGATTGACAATCTTCCAGAGGTTATTGAAACACTGGAGTTTGTATCAAGCCATTCCTCAAATACAAGTTTGGCTGATGAATTGAGTGACTTGTTGGCACTGGTTTCCAAGTTTGAATTTATCTTTTGTTTGAAATTACTTTATCGAGTGTTAAGTGTTACAGGAATTCTTTCCAAAGAGCTTCAAAGTGAAACCATAgacattttttctttgtcttcaaaaATAGAAGCAATTTTGGAATGTTTATCATCTGAAAGAaatgatgtatattttaaaactatctgGGATGGAGCAGaggaaatatgtaaaaaaataaccaGTAAAGGTTTTGAAGTTGAAAAACCTTATCTTCAGAGAAGACGAAAAATTCAGAAAACTATAGATCTTGATAATTCAGATAGTATGTTTCCTACTTCAACAGAAGAACAATATAAGATTAATATTTATTACCAAGGACTGGATACTGTATTAcaaaatttaaagttatgtttttCAGAGATCGATTATTGCAAAATGAAGCAGATTTCAGAACTACTATTTAAATGGAACGAACCATTAAATGAAGCAACAGCCAAACATATTCAAGAATTTTATCAGCTTGATGCAGACATTATCCCTGAACTTAGATTTTATCGGCACTATGCAAAACTAAACTTTGTCATAGATTATGATTCCATCACCTTTGTCAATCTTGGCTCTTTGTTTATTCAGCATGGTCTTCATAATAGTATTCCTTGCATCTCAAAGTTGTTATATATTGCTTTGTCTTGGCCAATTACTTCACCAACTGCTGAAAACTCCTTTTCTATATTGCCTCgtcttaaaacatatttatttcataacaTGGGAGAAGAGAAATTTAGTGGCCTTGCCCTAATGGCTATTGAGCAGGAATTAGTAAATAAACTAATGGAGCCTGAGAGACTTAATGGGATTGTAGAAAAGTTTATCagtcaaatgaaaaatatataa